Within Eggerthella sp. YY7918, the genomic segment CATTCCCGCAGGTCGCTTTTCATAGAAGTTCGATCGTGCTGCCAAAGTAAGTTATTTAACAAAAACCACAACATATAGTTGTTCAAAATGTGATCATCTTCAACATCTAGATAACGCCATTGACTCCGCCGTCCGACGCTGATAGGGTGGAACCCGTCGCCACAACGCGAGGACAAGGCGCGTCGTGGATTTTTGAGCGTTTTCGCATGTGCGGGCGCGGGTGATACAGAAACACAGCAAAAGGAGCAAGCATGTACCAGGTTCAGAAGCGTGACGGCAAAGTCGCGGAGTTCGATATCGCAAAAATTTCGAACGCTATTTCGAAGGCGTTCGATGCATGCGAAAAACAGTACCATCCTTCTACCATCGACCTTCTGGCCCTGAATGTAACCGCTCACTTCGAGCCGAAAATCAAAGACGGCATTATTAGCGTCGAAGATGTGCAGGACAGCGTCGAGGAAGTGCTTTCCACCGCAGGCTACGCCGATGTGGCGAAGGCCTACATCCTCTACCGCCGTCAGCGCGAGAAGGTGCGCAACGCGAAGGCGACGCTGCTTGATTACAAAGACCTGGTTGACAGCTACGTCAAGGTGGAAGACTGGCGCGTGAAGGAAAATTCCACGGTCACGTACTCCGTCGGCGGCCTCATCCTGTCCAACTCGGGCGCCATCACGGCGAACTACTGGCTCTCCGAAATCTACGACGACGAGGTGGCAAACGCCCATCGCAGCGCCGACATCCACCTGCACGACCTGTCCATGCTCACGGGGTACTGCGCAGGCTGGTCGCTCAAGCAGCTCATTCAGGAGGGCCTTGGCGGCGTGCCCGGCAAGATCACGTCGAAGCCGGCCAGCCACCTGTCCAGCCTCTGCAACCAGATGGTGAACTTCCTCGGCATCATGCAGAACGAATGGGCCGGCGCCCAGGCGTTTTCCAGCTTCGACACGTACCTTGCACCCTTCGTGAAGGTGGACGGCCTCACCTACGAAGAGACGAAGCAGTGCATCGAGTCGTTCGTGTTCGGCGTGAACACTCCCAGCCGCTGGGGTACGCAGGCTCCGTTCAGTAACATCACGCTTGACTGGGTATGCCCGCCCGACTTGCGCGATCAGCCGGCCATCGTGGGTGGCAAGGAGATGGACTTCACCTACGGCGAGTGCAAGCGTGAAATGGATATGGTGAACAAGGCGTTCATTGAGATCATGATCGAGGGCGACGCGAATGGCCGTGGCTTCCAGTATCCCATTCCCACCTATTCCATCACGAGCGATTTTGACTGGTCAGAAACGGAGAACAACCAGCTGCTCTTCGAGATGACCAGCAAGTACGGCACGCCCTACTTCAGCAACTACATCAACTCCGACATGGAGCCCTCCGACGTGCGCTCCATGTGTTGCCGTCTGCGCCTCGACCTGCGCGAGCTGCGCAAGAAGTCAGGCGGCTTCTTTGGCAGCGGCGAGTCCACGGGTTCCATCGGTGTCGTCACCATCAACATGCCGCGTTTGGCCTACCAGTCTGCCGACGAAGCTGACTTCTACAAGCGCCTCGACCACCTCATGGACGTGTCCGCGCGCTCGCTGCATACGAAGCGCGAGGTCATCACGAAGCTTTTGGACGCGGGCCTGTATCCGTACACAAAGCGCTACCTGGGAACGTTCGAGAACCACTTCTCGACGATTGGCCTGGTGGGCATGAACGAGGCGTGCCTGAACGCGAAGTGGCTGCGTGCCGACATGACGCAGGAGCCGGCGCAGAAGTTCACCCAGGCCGTGCTCAATCATATGCGCGATCGTCTGGCCGACTATCAGGAGGAATACGGCGACCTGTACAATCTCGAGGCCACGCCGGCCGAGAGTACCACATACCGCTTCGCCAAGCACGACAAGGAGCAGTTCCCCGACATCATCACGGCCAACGAGCAGGGCAAACCGTACTATACGAATTCCTCACACCTGCCGGTCAGCTACACCGATGACATCTTCAGCGCGCTCGATGTGCAGGACGAGCTGCAGACGCTCTACACGTCCGGTACCGTATTCCACGCGTTCCTCGGCGAGAAGCTGCCCGACTGGCAGAGCACGGCCACGCTGGTGCGCAAGATTGCCGAGAACTACAAGCTGCCGTATTACACCATGTCGCCGACGTATTCTGTATGCAAGAACCATGGTTATATCGCCGGCGAGGTGTACGAATGCCCCTGCTGCCACGAGGAGACGGAAGTCTACAGCCGCATCACTGGCTACTATCGTCCGGTGAAGAACTGGAACGACGGCAAGAGCCAGGAGTTCGCCGACCGCGTAGAGTACGATCTGGCGCACTCGCATCTCACGCGTCAGGGAAGCGTGCAGGTGACGGCTGCCGCCGAGCAGGCCGGCCAAGCGGGATCGCACGTGACGGTGCCCGGCGCTGAAGCTCCAACGGTACCTGAGACATCCGAGGCCGCTGACCACAGCACCCTGCCTGCGGGCCTCTATCTTGTCGCCACGCGCACGTGCCCGAACTGCAAGTTTGCTGCTGCAGAAATGGACAAGGCTGGCATTGCCTACGAAGAGCTGCTTGCGGAAGAGAACGTGGAGATGGCCCAGCGATATCGCATCATGCAGGCACCGACGTTGCTTGAGGTCGCTTCTGACGGGGCGGTATCGATCATCGCAGGTGCAGCTCCAGTCTTCCAGAAAATTAACGAGATGAAAGCGCAGGTAGTTGCCTAACGCCCGGAACTTAGGTTCCGTTATAAGACGAGAGGGCGTACAACTGGCATACTCGCAACCTGTACTCTCATACATACAGCAAGCGCCCAGCCACTATTCGGAGCCGGATCGAAAGATCCGGCTCCGCTGTTAGATGGTCTTTCGGGGGAGGTGGGCTGCCGCAAGGCTCTTTCGGAAAATTTTTCTTTCACGACAAGGGCAGAGAGAAAAGCAGTCCTAATCCTTTTGCAAGATACCTTTATGACCAGGTAAGATAGATGCTCCTCAGTCATATGTTCTATAGGGTGTCGAAAAAGCTCATGACTTTTTGTTGGGGAAAATGGCATGATTCAACCTTGAGTTTAGGCTGGGGGGGGGGCTATCATATTCTCAAGGCAAACCCGCCGTAAGGCGGCGACGCAAAGCTACAGGGGCCATATCGGTTCGATGGGTCAGCCAGCTGCGGTCTTTCTTTTCGCGCAGTATCCTACCAAGTAGGGGCCATTCCGTCGAAGCATAGGTCCAGCGTGGAAGGCACCCAAATGCACACTAAACGTTCGAGTAAAGCTCACTCTCTCCTTGCCATTATGCTCAGTGTTTTGCTGGCAACTACTCTTATGGTTCCACCTTTGGCTTGGGCCGAGAGCGAAAGCGAGACAAGCCAGCCCACCGAAGGCCAGTCGAAAGACCAGCCGAACGGCGACGACACGCAATCATTCCAGCCTAGTGAGAGCGAACAGGCGGGCACGGAGAACCCCGACGAGAATACCTCTCACGCAAACAACGAGCAACAGAGCGCGTCTGATCAAGATCAGAACGGCCTCCAAAGTAACGGGGTTGCCACCTTCGCTCTGCCAAACTCTGCGAAAACTGCTGAGAATGTCGCGCAAGTGGATACTACGAGCTATACCTCTCTTGCTGATGCCATCGCGGCAGCCGAGGCTGGTGACACAGTGACGCTGCTGGCCGATGCAACAATCAGCGAGAAACTCGTTATCAACAAGCGGCTCACCCTCGACGGCGCGGGTAAAACCATTACCGCAACGGGCTTGAATCCGGTTATCGAACTGAATACCACAGATGAAGTTACCATCTCCAAGCTTACTGTTACTGGAGCTAAGCGAGGACTTGCGCTCTGCCCTGGGGTCCACGTGACCTTGATCGGATGTACGCTCAATGTATCTGAAAGGGGTATTGACTCGCAAAAAGATATTCCGTACGAGAACATGAGTATCATCTTGGATAACACCGTCATAAATAACAGCGGCGTGAGCAACTACGAAACCCAAACCACCTACCACACGGATTCCCGGGGTATATCCCTTTATAACAGTAAGAACTCCGTTGTGAAGGTCCAAAATGAAAGCTCTATTAATGGGTTTGCCTACTGCGTAAACGTGTCTGGCAGGGAAAACTCTAACGGAGTGCGTGATACCGAGGGCTTGAAAGTCGAAGTGGTCGATTCAGTGTTGCGCGGTTGGGCGGGCTTCAATGTATGGGGTTCTTTAGCTGAATATTCCATCATCAGCTCTACCGTTAAGGGCATTAACACGCAGAACGAGGGTGCGAATAGCTTTGCTGCTATCGTGTTCAATGATGACATTTACGATCAATTCGCTCAAACCCATGCCGAGAATAACATACTCAATATTACCGACTCCACTATTACGAACTACCAAGGTGGTTCCTGCATTGAAGATCTGCTCCGTATCGATTGTGGGATAACGGCGCTGAATCTTTCGGGTGTGGTGAACTTCGTCGATACGACCGGGAATGTAGAAGGGGCTCTAGATCTTGAAGAGATGAGTGACCCCTTTGCATTCCTGCAGAAGCAGGTTCATCGTGCCGGTGGAACGACGGTCAATTGCACGACCGTTGACGGTGCATCTCTCGCATTCGCGCCGGATTACCTCGCGTATTACTATCGCGATGATGGTAAGGGTGGGTTCAAAGGAACAAGTCGCACTGATTTTGCGGACATAGTAACGGGCAATGGCTACACATTCCGTGCGGGTGAATATATCGATTTGCTGGCCGATGTTAACCTAGCTGAAAACATCACGGTCAATCTGGAAGAGGGCACCGGCACCTTTACTCTTAATCGTAAAGGCCATGCCATAACGGGCGGCACCATAACATTGCCTCAGGGGGTTTCCGTAAAAACCGATGCGCCGAATGAAGGCTTGTTCGCTGCCGCTGCAGGATGCGTGTTGTTGGAAGGGGTCGTTGGCGATGTGTACACCTACAGCGCACAGCCGGAGGGCGTTGCTGCAGTAACCAGATCAGATGGCTCGGCCAAGACATACCCGACACTGGAAGCTGCCTTCGCAGCTGTACAAAATGGCGACAAGGTGACGCTGTTGAAAGATGCTACACTCACTGCAACAATCGCGTTAGAAGTCGCTGATCAAAATGTGACCTTAGACCTTGATGGGCATACAGTTAACTTCGGATCTAAGTATATAACCACGAAGAAGGGTGAGTTGAACATTATTAATAGCAATCCTTCGAGCGAGGGTAAACTTGTCTGCCCCCAACAGCCCCTCAGGGTAATGGGGAACACCAACGCCAGTACATGGTCGGAGCCAAGGAATGCGAAACTGTCCATTGGCTCCAATGTAGTGGTTGAGGGTAGCAACGGACCAGGCATTTACCTTGCAGGTAACGGAGCGGTTCTCGATGTATATGGCACCGTGCGCACCTCGGCGAACGCCGGAGGTATTCAAGGCGACGGCAATGTTAATGCAACGAAGAATTGCGGTGGGACAATTGCTAACGTGTATGAAGGCGCTGTGGTCGAGGGTACCTATGGTGTGTACTGGCCGCAGTCCGGTACGCTGAATATCAAAGGTGGCACGATAACAGGCAAATCGACGGGCATCGAGATGCGTGCGGGTACGCTGAACATGTCAGGTGGCACTGTAGTCGGAAACGGCTCTGAAGTCATAGTTAATCCCAACGCTAGTGGCGGCACAATAGAGGGCGTGGGTATTGCGGTGGCCCAGCATACCACTAAGCTTGCCATGAATATCAACATCACAGGAGGCGAGATCTCGGGTTATTCGGCGCTCTACGAGAGCAACCCGCAGAATAACGCTCCAGGTGAAATAGATCAGGTAAACCTCGCTCTATCGGGCGGCGTATTCAAGACTATCAACGAGGGCAGTGTTGCGCTGTATAGCCAGAATAAGACCGGTTTCATCGCCGGCGGTACGTATTCGAGCACGCTGGATACGAACTATATTGCAAAGGGTTACTATCAGCATGCGACCACGGGTACGGTGCAGCAGCTTCCCGAGACAGCAGAATACACCGTCGAGCACTACTGGCAGAACGTCGATAACGACGAGTATTCAACCACGCCGCATGAAACCGAAACGCTCAGCGGTAAGCCTTACGAAGACACCGAAGCTGCAGCGAAGTCCTATGAGGGGCTCACGGTGTCCACCGATCCCATCGTGCAAAAGGAAATTGCTCCCGAGGGCACCACCGTAGTGAAGGTGTACTACGACCGGAACACCTACAAGGTAACGTGGAATCCTGCGGGGGGCACCTTGAGCGGCGCTACTCAAACGCAAGTTCGCTTCGGCGCACCCATCCCACAGGCTAGCGCCACAAAAGATGGTTTCCTGCTTGCCGGCTGGTCGGATATGCCCGAAGCCATGCCTGCGGATAATATCGAGCTTACCGCGCGTTGGGCTCCCGTGGTCAAGCCCACGGATCCCAGTGTTAATCCCGATTTGGATATCGCAGTCGACATTCCTGCTATCAATCCGGACCCGACCGTGCCCAGTGCTACGATCACTGAAGAAGCAAAGCAGACTGCGGTTAGCACAGCTTCTCAAGTGCTTGATGCTGTGTCGCAAGGCATTGTTCCTCCGGGCGTGACACCGGAAGAAGCGGCTCGCATTAACGAGGTTGTCGGAAAGGACCCCTCTCATAAGATAACTGCGGTGGTGTCAGTCTCTGTCGAACAGAAAACGCCCGATGATATCGCAGAGGATGCCTCTCGTGTTGATGGCGCACTCAATCAAGACCAAGAGGTTGCTGTCTACTTCGACATCAAGGTGAATCTTATAGTCCGAAACGAGACCACAGGAAAATCGACCAACGCTACTCTGACCAATTTAGAAGAGCCGCTCGTGTTTGAAGTGCATGTTTCACCTGATCTTATTGCCGGAAAAGCGGTACGCATTGCATGCGTACATGAGGGAAATCTGCGCTGGATTGACCCTATCTCGGTAGACTACGAAACCGGCGTCATCTTGCTTAGTGCGGATGCTTTCTCTACCTATGCGGTGGTTACGTCGTCAACAGTGGAGGTGGCTTTCGAATCCAATGGTGGCTCGGCAGTGCCCACGCAAACGGTAGCCTTCAGAGGCAAGGTGACCAAGCCTGCTGATCCCACGCGGAGCGGCTATGCGTTTGCCGGTTGGTATGCCGACGCGGCGCTCACGCAACCCTGGGACTTCGATACCACGGTGAGCTCGTACATGACGCTCTATGCGAAATGGACCGCCGTCTCCGGTGGAGAAACGCCCAAGGCTCCCGGAGCGCTCGGAAAAACAGGTGACAGCCTAGGCGGTGCTGCTACGCTTCTTGTGCTGGGTATGGCAATCGCCGCAGGAGCAGTGATGCTGTCCGCCCGTCTGGTCGCCGCTCGCCGCAAGCGCTAAGGCATCGCAGGTGCACCTGACAACGAGCAGCCTGAACCATAACCAAACAACCGGGGTCGAATCGAAAAGGTTCGGCCCCGGTTTCCTTATTCGGGCAAAGACGAGAACGGCTGATGCGCCCCTGAGCCTCGCTACTCAGTGCCGAGTCCCCCGACGTTCATTCATCATGCTGGATCGTTTCAACGGCCTGTATAAGCTCTTCCCGCGTATGAACATCAACCTTGAGATAGATATGGCTCATATGGGTTTTAACCGTGTTGTATGAAATGCATTTTTCAGCGGCGATGGATTTCGCGCTTCGGCCGCGTACCAGAAACTCAAGAATTTCTTCTTCCCGATCCGAAAGGCCAAATGCCTTTGCTGCGCGAGTGCACTGCAGCCTTACGCTGTCCACAAGGTCAGGCTGAACCGAGGGTGGCAGAACCTCGGGGTCCTCTTCGCCAGACAGCTCTCCTGTGTCCGGGAAACGTTCCTCCATGCGATTGGCAAGCGTTGTGCGAACAACAAGCGCGCCGCAGCACAGCGCAGCAATACATGCGCCCAAAACCCATACAGCGATAACGTCTTCAAAGACAATGCCAAGAAGCGCCCCCGAAGCAAGGCCGGCGTTGATGGAGGTAATGCCGGCCGTGACAACCTGTGTCGGCAAAAAGCGGCGCGAGACGGCTGCATCAAGCTCCGGATACACGCTTGTCAAGAACAAGAGGTGGCCAAGAAAGATGAAAAAGTTCGCCGTCACAATATTGCCGTAGGTAAAAAACGGCATGGTAAGCGCAATGATTGCCATGAGGGGCGCAAACATCGTTTTGAGGGTCTTCCAGGGTGCTTTTTCAAGAATGATGTAGTCCAGAACCGAAATAACGATGGTGGTAAGGATGGCGCCCGAAATCATAAGGGACCACGAACTGTCGATATCGGCTGGCATAGGCAAGAAGTGCGTTCGGAAAACGCCTTGGGAAAGGGCAAACGTAAAGCACACGATGAATAGCGGCCACGGAAGCAGACCAAGTGCACTCGCAGCGGAGCCTTCACGTGTGGAGGTGTGTTCGGACGCGCGTGTGGTGGGAGCAGGGGCCTGTTGAGTCTTGGGATCGTAGGAACTCCAAAGAAGAAGCGCCGAAACGACCGGGGCCAAACAGCTAATGAGAATGGTGAGCGGTCGCGGCAGACAGACGCTTAACAGATAGAGCAGCATCCCGATAACAACCGAGGTCGAGAAAATGGCTCGCTGCGTGCTTTTCACGGTAAGAAGCTCGGATGCTTCGCGCCACAGAAGGGGAAGGATAGTCGCTCCGGTGCTGGTAAGAAAAGCGCCAAGGTAGCAAAGAGGGGGAGAGGTGGGATCGTTCAACCCAATGAATACAAGGACTATTCCGAAGCTGGCGATGCCAGACGACCCAATTACCAGGGGGAAATGACGGGCAAACGGGGACAGCCGTCGCGCAAGCGCGAAAGCCAAAATAAGCGCCAAGGTGTTTGCGCCAACCATGACCAGCCAGGTATATGTTGCATAGTACTGTTCGTTGCCGTGCAGCACCGGCGAATTGAATATGGTATGAAGCACCCGAAACCAGCAGAAGCTGAGTCCGAACAAGAACAGCATCAACCGTATATGACGCGGTCGTCCAGAAGCGCTTTGCATGATACCCCCTCTAGCGTACTAACATGCTACGTACGATGCTATCGAAGAACGGCCTGAGAAGAATCACCCGCAGCACATGATGATGTGCAGTTTGCGGTGTCTTATCGTCGTATCAGCAACTGATCAGCTTGCAAGTTCATCGGATTCTAGCACAGCGGACACGTCTCACACGTGGCACGGCGGTGCGCAATGTTTTGCGGAATCGCTTCTTCGACTACGAGTGGTATGCGCTCGCGGGAAGCATGC encodes:
- a CDS encoding ribonucleoside triphosphate reductase; the protein is MYQVQKRDGKVAEFDIAKISNAISKAFDACEKQYHPSTIDLLALNVTAHFEPKIKDGIISVEDVQDSVEEVLSTAGYADVAKAYILYRRQREKVRNAKATLLDYKDLVDSYVKVEDWRVKENSTVTYSVGGLILSNSGAITANYWLSEIYDDEVANAHRSADIHLHDLSMLTGYCAGWSLKQLIQEGLGGVPGKITSKPASHLSSLCNQMVNFLGIMQNEWAGAQAFSSFDTYLAPFVKVDGLTYEETKQCIESFVFGVNTPSRWGTQAPFSNITLDWVCPPDLRDQPAIVGGKEMDFTYGECKREMDMVNKAFIEIMIEGDANGRGFQYPIPTYSITSDFDWSETENNQLLFEMTSKYGTPYFSNYINSDMEPSDVRSMCCRLRLDLRELRKKSGGFFGSGESTGSIGVVTINMPRLAYQSADEADFYKRLDHLMDVSARSLHTKREVITKLLDAGLYPYTKRYLGTFENHFSTIGLVGMNEACLNAKWLRADMTQEPAQKFTQAVLNHMRDRLADYQEEYGDLYNLEATPAESTTYRFAKHDKEQFPDIITANEQGKPYYTNSSHLPVSYTDDIFSALDVQDELQTLYTSGTVFHAFLGEKLPDWQSTATLVRKIAENYKLPYYTMSPTYSVCKNHGYIAGEVYECPCCHEETEVYSRITGYYRPVKNWNDGKSQEFADRVEYDLAHSHLTRQGSVQVTAAAEQAGQAGSHVTVPGAEAPTVPETSEAADHSTLPAGLYLVATRTCPNCKFAAAEMDKAGIAYEELLAEENVEMAQRYRIMQAPTLLEVASDGAVSIIAGAAPVFQKINEMKAQVVA
- a CDS encoding InlB B-repeat-containing protein — translated: MHTKRSSKAHSLLAIMLSVLLATTLMVPPLAWAESESETSQPTEGQSKDQPNGDDTQSFQPSESEQAGTENPDENTSHANNEQQSASDQDQNGLQSNGVATFALPNSAKTAENVAQVDTTSYTSLADAIAAAEAGDTVTLLADATISEKLVINKRLTLDGAGKTITATGLNPVIELNTTDEVTISKLTVTGAKRGLALCPGVHVTLIGCTLNVSERGIDSQKDIPYENMSIILDNTVINNSGVSNYETQTTYHTDSRGISLYNSKNSVVKVQNESSINGFAYCVNVSGRENSNGVRDTEGLKVEVVDSVLRGWAGFNVWGSLAEYSIISSTVKGINTQNEGANSFAAIVFNDDIYDQFAQTHAENNILNITDSTITNYQGGSCIEDLLRIDCGITALNLSGVVNFVDTTGNVEGALDLEEMSDPFAFLQKQVHRAGGTTVNCTTVDGASLAFAPDYLAYYYRDDGKGGFKGTSRTDFADIVTGNGYTFRAGEYIDLLADVNLAENITVNLEEGTGTFTLNRKGHAITGGTITLPQGVSVKTDAPNEGLFAAAAGCVLLEGVVGDVYTYSAQPEGVAAVTRSDGSAKTYPTLEAAFAAVQNGDKVTLLKDATLTATIALEVADQNVTLDLDGHTVNFGSKYITTKKGELNIINSNPSSEGKLVCPQQPLRVMGNTNASTWSEPRNAKLSIGSNVVVEGSNGPGIYLAGNGAVLDVYGTVRTSANAGGIQGDGNVNATKNCGGTIANVYEGAVVEGTYGVYWPQSGTLNIKGGTITGKSTGIEMRAGTLNMSGGTVVGNGSEVIVNPNASGGTIEGVGIAVAQHTTKLAMNINITGGEISGYSALYESNPQNNAPGEIDQVNLALSGGVFKTINEGSVALYSQNKTGFIAGGTYSSTLDTNYIAKGYYQHATTGTVQQLPETAEYTVEHYWQNVDNDEYSTTPHETETLSGKPYEDTEAAAKSYEGLTVSTDPIVQKEIAPEGTTVVKVYYDRNTYKVTWNPAGGTLSGATQTQVRFGAPIPQASATKDGFLLAGWSDMPEAMPADNIELTARWAPVVKPTDPSVNPDLDIAVDIPAINPDPTVPSATITEEAKQTAVSTASQVLDAVSQGIVPPGVTPEEAARINEVVGKDPSHKITAVVSVSVEQKTPDDIAEDASRVDGALNQDQEVAVYFDIKVNLIVRNETTGKSTNATLTNLEEPLVFEVHVSPDLIAGKAVRIACVHEGNLRWIDPISVDYETGVILLSADAFSTYAVVTSSTVEVAFESNGGSAVPTQTVAFRGKVTKPADPTRSGYAFAGWYADAALTQPWDFDTTVSSYMTLYAKWTAVSGGETPKAPGALGKTGDSLGGAATLLVLGMAIAAGAVMLSARLVAARRKR
- a CDS encoding response regulator transcription factor encodes the protein MQSASGRPRHIRLMLFLFGLSFCWFRVLHTIFNSPVLHGNEQYYATYTWLVMVGANTLALILAFALARRLSPFARHFPLVIGSSGIASFGIVLVFIGLNDPTSPPLCYLGAFLTSTGATILPLLWREASELLTVKSTQRAIFSTSVVIGMLLYLLSVCLPRPLTILISCLAPVVSALLLWSSYDPKTQQAPAPTTRASEHTSTREGSAASALGLLPWPLFIVCFTFALSQGVFRTHFLPMPADIDSSWSLMISGAILTTIVISVLDYIILEKAPWKTLKTMFAPLMAIIALTMPFFTYGNIVTANFFIFLGHLLFLTSVYPELDAAVSRRFLPTQVVTAGITSINAGLASGALLGIVFEDVIAVWVLGACIAALCCGALVVRTTLANRMEERFPDTGELSGEEDPEVLPPSVQPDLVDSVRLQCTRAAKAFGLSDREEEILEFLVRGRSAKSIAAEKCISYNTVKTHMSHIYLKVDVHTREELIQAVETIQHDE